A genomic window from Lycium barbarum isolate Lr01 chromosome 4, ASM1917538v2, whole genome shotgun sequence includes:
- the LOC132637320 gene encoding uncharacterized protein LOC132637320 — MAMQEALLEQKAQIKWFDEGDSNTRYFHNVIKDRRRRLQLHRIKNKGKWLHSDEKISNSAIRHFKRIFNLPEPAVDDNIFSCIPKIITDGDNVMLSKIPIEKEIKDAIFDMSSTSSAGPDGFNGTFYQKCWEIIKVDVINFVQSFFYGSGLTKFYSHSCLALIPKVNSPSNFSELRPISLSNFSNKIISKILARKLNPLLPKLISYNQSGFVKGRLITDNILLAQEIVHDIAKTNKGGNIVIKLDMAKAYDRLSWKLLIGVIKSFGFSEWWTMETDFPGLVFHHYQCLYEHPNFIPFTMSKRGPQINHLAYADDIVIFSAGKSKVIKLIMKKKIKYFDDLVSRITRKLSGWSGKCLSYGGKVTLIKSVLQAIPTYTLATLTPPKGTLQLIEKHLANFFWGSEGDKNKYHWRAWDKLCLNKGEGGIGVKLLQEIKDCFTCKRWWSLRTQSSLWVDFVLAKYCTRVHRVAKSINAPQSPNWKKMMKIRDKIEVKNYIEDGRWQADKLHDCIPSHLVQHILKIHIGNSNEEDYVVWESEADANFSTKTLGRWVKPDTNKVKLNTDGSFSSNGAGIGGILRSSERNMVMAFVVPVDCNSSSMAEAYAVKHDMQWCLQNGSNNIVLELDSLMIVEMLQHKCTNNLKFKGIIEEIMSTISRMDCSIEHCYREANQVTDGLAKYASKRVDNHIFTNWHQLPTAARSAYQLDKGQLPSIRIRYDKANFFVS; from the exons ATGGCTATGCAAGAGGCTCTCCTCGAACAAAAAGCCCAAATCAAATGGTTTGATGAGGGAGATAGCAATACAAGGTATTTTCATAATGTGATCAAAGACAGAAGAAGAAGACTGCAGCTTCACAGAATCAAGAATAAAGGGAAATGGTTACACTCTGATGAGAAGATCTCCAATTCGGCTATTAGACATTTTAAGAGGATCTTCAACCTACCTGAACCTGCTGTGGATGACAACATTTTCTCCTGCATTCCTAAAATTATCACTGATGGCGATAACGTTATGTTGTCTAAGATACCAATAGAAAAAGAGATTAAAGATGCTATTTTTGACATGAGCTCCACTAGTAGTGCTGGGCCTGATGGATTCAATGGCACGTTCTACCAAAAATGCTGGGAGATTATAAAGGTGGATGTGATTAACTTTGTTCAAAGCTTTTTCTATGGTAGTGGCCTTACTAAATTCTACTCTCATTCTTGTTTGGCCTTAATTCCTAAAGTTAACTCTCCCTCCAATTTTTCAGAGCTTAGACCCATCAGTTTAAGCAACTTTTCTAACAAAATCATTTCCAAAATTTTGGCTAGAAAACTGAACCCCTTGTTGCCCAAATTGATTTCGTATAATCAAAGTGGTTTCGTTAAGGGCAGGCTCATTACTGATAATATTTTGTTGGCTCAAGAAATTGTTCATGACATTGCTAAAACCAACAAGGGAGGAAACATTGTCATCAAGTTGGACATGGCAAAAGCCTATGATAGGCTTTCGTGGAAACTTCTTATAGGTGTTATTAAAAGTTTTGGTTTTTCAGAATGGTGGACCATGGAGACTGATTTCCCAGGTTTGGTATTCCATCATTATCAATG CCTTTACGAGCACCCTAACTTTATCCCTTTCACCATGAGTAAAAGAGGTCCCCAGATAAATCACCTTGCGTATGCCGATGACATTGTCATTTTCAGCGCTGGAAAGAGCAAAGTGATTAAGCTTATTATGAA GAAAAAGATAAAGTACTTTGATGATCTCGTTTCTAGGATCACTAGAAAGCTTTCGGGTTGGTCTGGGAAATGCCTTTCCTACGGGGGAAAAGTTACTCTCATCAAAAGTGTGCTCCAAGCCATCCCCACCTACACCCTCGCAACCCTAACTCCTCCCAAAGGTACTTTGCAACTCATTGAAAAACACTTGGCTAATTTCTTTTGGGGGTCCGAAGGGGACAAAAATAAGTACCATTGGAGGGCTTGGGACAAATTATGTTTAAATAAGGGTGAAGGCGGGATTGGAGTCAAACTTCTCCAAGAGATCAAAGATTGTTTCACGTGCAAAAGATGGTGGAGTCTAAGGACTCAATCATCTCTTTGGGTAGATTTTGTCTTGGCTAAGTATTGTACCAGAGTGCATCGTGTGGCTAAATCCATTAATGCTCCTCAATCTCCTAACTGGAAGAAGATGATGAAAATCAGAGATAAGATAGAGG TCAAGAATTATATCGAAGATGGGAGATGGCAAGCTGATAAGCTTCATGATTGCATTCCTAGTCATCTGGTCCAACACATTTTGAAAATCCACATTGGAAATAGTAACGAGGaagactatgttgtatgggaatcGGAAGCAGATGCGAATTTCTCTACAAAAACGCTTGGGAG ATGGGTGAAGCCGGATACTAACAAAGTCAAGCTTAATACGGATGGTAGCTTCTCTAGCAATGGAGCAGGTATTGGAGGCATTTTAAGAAGCTCTGAGAGGAACATGGTTATGGCGTTTGTTGTCCCTGTTGACTGTAATAGCAGCTCGATGGCAGAAGCCTATGCAGTTAAACACGACATGCAATGGTGCTTGCAGAACGGGAGCAATAACATTGTCTTGGAATTGGATTCTCTTATGATAGTTGAGATGCTACAGCATAAGTGCACTAACAATCTAAAATTCAAAGGTATTATTGAGGAGATCATGAGTACGATAAGTCGGATGGATTGCAGCATTGAACACTGTTATAGAGAAGCTAATCAAGTAACGGATGGGCTTGCTAAGTATGCTTCTAAGAGGGTGGATAATCACATATTCACTAATTGGCATCAGCTCCCTACCGCTGCGAGAAGTGCATATCAACTGGACAAAGGCCAACTTCCTAGCATTAGGATTAGATATGATAAGGCTAATTTTTTTGTAAGCTAA
- the LOC132637319 gene encoding uncharacterized protein LOC132637319, whose amino-acid sequence MISAFFWNIRGVRTKKPIHRLKSLIKLNNAQFVAIFEPFIDKKKIERYKKFLGFQNCLSNDIGAYVTAVYAKCTALERQELWDDLTDISNQIQSGWCIGGDFNVILEPSKNIGGKIHRAYKNFDFAACMNRCGLEDAGFVGSNYTWCNNRRLGKRIWKRLDRIIIDDNWPQRFRHFWVEQPGFLDLVGQDWQIEVKGNPMWILQQKLKRLGKRLSKWSREDIGDIFQKVEEWEATLQQLEDVDAIDKNE is encoded by the exons ATGATCAGTGCCTTCTTCTGGAATATTAGAGGTGTGCGGACCAAAAAACCTATACACAGACTGAAAAGTCTGATCAAATTAAATAATGCTCAATTTGTTGCTATCTTTGAGCCTTTTATCGACAAAAAGAAAATAGAGCGTTACAAGAAATTTTTGGGATTCCAAAATTGCTTAAGTAATGATATTG GTGCTTATGTTACAGCAGTGTATGCCAAGTGCACTGCCCTTGAAAGACAAGAACTATGGGATGACCTAACTGATATTTCAAATCAGATTCAAAGCGGTTGGTGCATTGGAGGTGACTTCAATGTCATTCTCGAGCCTTCTAAAAATATAGGTGGCAAGATTCACAGAGCTTACAAAAACTTTGATTTTGCTGCATGTATGAATAGATGCGGCTTGGAAGATGCAGGATTTGTTGGTTCAAACTACACCTGGTGCAACAATAGAAGACTAGGGAAAAGGATTTGGAAGAGGTTGGACAGAATTATTATTGATGATAATTGGCCCCAAAG GTTTCGTCATTTTTGGGTGGAACAACCTGGTTTCCTGGATTTGGTGGGGCAAGATTGGCAAATAGAAGTAAAAGGGAATCCAATGTGGATTTTGCAACAAAAACTCAAAAGATTGGGAAAAAGACTCTCTAAGTGGTCTAGAGAAGACATTGGTGACATTTTCCAGAAAGTGGAAGAATGGGAAGCTACATTACAACAGCTGGAAGATGTTGATGCAATAGATAAGAATGAATAG
- the LOC132638303 gene encoding tyramine N-feruloyltransferase 4/11-like, whose protein sequence is MASVISETITTNSSPENNVTITEKIYTRVRLATKADLSHIYQLFYQIHVYHNFTHLYKATESSLANLLFKETPLPLFYGPSVLLLEVSPTPFTESRHTTDEGFKPVLTTFDIKFPVVEGQVEEFRSKYDDGNHKSDAFIAGYAFFYANYSCFNDKPGFYFESLYFRESYRKLGMGKLLFGTVSTIAANNGFVSVDGIVAVWNKKSYDFYINMGVEIFDEFRYGKLHGEALQKYADREKNDDASC, encoded by the coding sequence ATGGCTTCAGTTATATCTGAAACAATAACCACCAATTCCTCACCGGAAAACAACGTTACGATCACCGAAAAGATATACACTAGAGTCCGTCTTGCTACGAAGGCTGATCTGTCCCATATATACCAACTATTTTACCAAATCCATGTATACCACAACTTCACTCATTTGTACAAAGCAACCGAGTCCTCCTTAGCCAACTTGCTCTTTAAAGAAACCCCTCTTCCTCTTTTCTACGGTCCATCCGTACTTCTACTCGAAGTATCTCCGACCCCTTTTACCGAATCCAGGCATACCACGGACGAAGGTTTCAAGCCCGTCCTTACAACATTTGACATTAAATTCCCCGTTGTTGAAGGACAGGTGGAGGAATTCAGGTCCAAATATGATGATGGGAACCATAAGAGTGATGCTTTTATAGCAGGATATGCTTTCTTTTACGCGAATTACTCGTGCTTCAATGACAAACCTGGATTCTATTTTGAGAGCCTTTACTTTAGGGAAAGTTACAGAAAGTTGGGAATGGGGAAATTGTTGTTCGGAACTGTTTCAACCATTGCTGCGAACAATGGGTTCGTTTCCGTAGATGGAATAGTTGCAGTTTGGAATAAGAAGTCTTATGATTTTTACATAAATATGGGAGTTGAAATATTTGATGAGTTTAGGTATGGGAAGTTGCATGGTGAAGCTCTTCAAAAGTATGCTGATAGGGAGAAAAATGATGACGCAAGctgttaa